CATTTTATTCCTGACGTTTGGTAATGTCAAGGAATCGTCATATTTATGTCATCATTTAAGGCGAAATATTTAAAACTATCAGTCTATTTGGACGATCAAAAAACAGTGCCGCACGTGCACTGTTTTCGATGTTTTTACGAGACTCTCACTACAGATTGATCAGCTGGTCATTAACTTTGCTGTGAAAGAGAGTTTACGGCAAAACAAACCGTATGAAAGGTGAAATACTTAAAAGTCGAGAGATTCCTGACTTTCTTCTTTCGCAGCTTCTTTTTCTTCAGCACCCTCTATCATCCCGTAGTGTTCCCGGATTAACTGTTTTACTTCCTGATAGATTTCTTCGTTTTCTTTAAGGAACTGCTTCGCGTTTTCTCTTCCTTGACCTAAACGCTCATCCTTATAGGAATACCATGAACCGCTCTTCTGAATTAGATCAAGGTCTGTTCCTATATCTACCAATTCTCCTTCTCTGGAGATTCCTTCGCCATACATAATATCTACTTCTGCTTGTTTAAAAGGTGGGGCAACTTTATTTTTTACCACTTTCAACCGGGTTTTATTCCCGACCATGTCATTCCCCTGCTTCAACGTTTCCGCCCGGCGGACTTCCAAACGTATGGAAGAATAGAACTTTAACGCACGTCCGCCTGGAGTGGTCTCAGGACTTCCGAACATCACACCCACTTTTTCACGAATCTGGTTAATAAAGATAGCGGTCGTTTTAGATTTACTAATTGCGCCGGAGAGCTTACGGAGCGCCTGCGACATTAAACGTGCTTGTAAACCGACATGGGAATCACCCATTTCCCCTTCAATTTCGGCCTTTGGTACAAGTGCGGCAACCGAATCAATAACGACCATGTCCACTGCACCGCTGCGGACCAGTGCT
This Halobacillus salinarum DNA region includes the following protein-coding sequences:
- the recA gene encoding recombinase RecA, coding for MSDRKQALDMALRQIEKQFGKGSIMKLGENAEQKVNTVPSGSLALDVALGVGGYPRGRIVEIYGPESSGKTTVALHAIAEAQRQGGQAAFIDAEHALDPVYARRLGVNIDELLLSQPDTGEQALEIAEALVRSGAVDMVVIDSVAALVPKAEIEGEMGDSHVGLQARLMSQALRKLSGAISKSKTTAIFINQIREKVGVMFGSPETTPGGRALKFYSSIRLEVRRAETLKQGNDMVGNKTRLKVVKNKVAPPFKQAEVDIMYGEGISREGELVDIGTDLDLIQKSGSWYSYKDERLGQGRENAKQFLKENEEIYQEVKQLIREHYGMIEGAEEKEAAKEESQESLDF